One region of Rhodothermus profundi genomic DNA includes:
- a CDS encoding phytoene/squalene synthase family protein has product MALIRPFYDKPWPGALRPAAQALWHWHLALRRPNMPVGTVEELQAFLEIEARRMQEGKAVRIVPEEIWQAAWKTAEQHQLPVALLAAQVRWAWVWRGPARFSEAAVLETFLHDFAGAHGRLLARLAGVGTRFHDPQIDALAAGFFLTDRLTRLPRDLAADRLFIPLDDLERAGVSVELLQRGADNPAVRRLLWKQVVRAREALARGRALVHELPRRYARALRHEWMLALEVLRTIERRNYDVWRGPVHLSRWQRLQVAYQARFSRVAFRT; this is encoded by the coding sequence ATGGCGCTGATCCGTCCGTTCTACGATAAACCCTGGCCTGGTGCGTTGCGTCCGGCCGCCCAAGCCCTCTGGCACTGGCATCTGGCGCTTCGCAGACCGAACATGCCGGTCGGGACGGTCGAAGAGCTCCAGGCGTTTCTGGAGATTGAGGCGCGGCGAATGCAGGAAGGAAAAGCGGTTCGGATCGTTCCGGAAGAGATATGGCAGGCCGCCTGGAAGACAGCGGAGCAACACCAGCTTCCTGTTGCGCTGCTGGCTGCGCAGGTGCGCTGGGCGTGGGTATGGAGGGGACCAGCGCGTTTCTCGGAAGCTGCCGTACTGGAGACTTTTCTACACGACTTTGCTGGTGCACATGGACGATTGCTGGCGCGGCTGGCCGGGGTGGGCACGCGTTTCCATGATCCCCAGATTGATGCGCTGGCAGCCGGATTTTTTCTGACAGATCGGCTGACGCGGCTGCCGCGCGATCTGGCCGCCGATCGCCTGTTCATTCCGCTGGATGATCTAGAGCGGGCTGGCGTATCGGTGGAGCTGTTGCAGCGCGGAGCGGACAATCCAGCTGTTCGGCGGTTGCTCTGGAAACAGGTGGTGCGTGCGCGAGAAGCGCTGGCGCGCGGACGCGCCCTGGTACACGAGCTGCCGCGGCGTTACGCTCGGGCACTTCGGCATGAGTGGATGCTGGCTCTGGAAGTGCTGCGCACTATTGAGCGGCGCAACTACGACGTCTGGCGCGGCCCTGTTCATCTCTCCCGCTGGCA